From the genome of Longimicrobium sp., one region includes:
- a CDS encoding class II fumarate hydratase: protein MTDSNAQFRTERDSLGEMQVPADALYGAQTQRAVENFPISGIRFPRRFIHALGTIKKAAAQANAELGQLDDGVAGAIVRAADEVIEGRWDAQFVLDIFQTGSGTSTNMNTNEVIATRAGQLRGEGETRVHPNDHVNMGQSSNDVIPTAMHVAARVAIQEDLIPALERLRDALRAKAAAFDDVVKSGRTHLMDATPVRLGQEFGGYASQVEHGIRRLRAAGEELAELALGGTAVGTGTNALPAFPGAAIARISDLTGITFREAENHFEAQGAKDAYVSASGALNTLAVSLLKIANDVRWLASGPTSGLAEITLPAVQPGSSIMPGKVNPVMSEALMMVCAQVMGNHVAVTVGGQHGNFELNVMMPVMAHNLLQSVAILAHGCDAFRTRAVEGIGANRERCRELLERNPSIATALNAYIGYDEAAAVAKESAKNYESVRDVVKRRGLLSDEQLDQVLNVRDMTEPGIPGGGVVGGGGG from the coding sequence ATGACGGATAGCAACGCCCAGTTCCGCACCGAGCGCGACTCGCTCGGCGAGATGCAGGTGCCCGCCGACGCGCTGTACGGCGCGCAGACGCAGCGGGCGGTGGAGAACTTCCCCATCAGCGGCATCCGCTTTCCGCGGCGCTTCATCCACGCGCTGGGGACCATCAAGAAGGCCGCCGCGCAGGCCAACGCCGAGCTGGGCCAGCTCGACGACGGCGTCGCGGGCGCCATCGTGCGCGCGGCCGACGAGGTGATCGAGGGGCGCTGGGACGCGCAGTTCGTCCTCGACATCTTCCAGACGGGGAGCGGCACCTCCACCAACATGAACACCAACGAGGTGATCGCCACCCGCGCCGGCCAGCTTCGCGGCGAGGGGGAGACACGCGTTCACCCCAACGACCACGTCAACATGGGGCAGAGCTCCAACGACGTGATCCCCACCGCCATGCACGTGGCGGCGCGCGTGGCGATCCAGGAGGACCTGATCCCCGCGCTGGAGCGGCTCCGCGACGCGCTGCGCGCCAAGGCCGCCGCCTTCGACGACGTGGTCAAGAGCGGGCGCACGCACCTGATGGACGCCACCCCCGTGCGGCTGGGGCAGGAGTTCGGGGGCTATGCGTCGCAGGTGGAGCACGGCATCCGGCGCCTGCGCGCCGCAGGCGAGGAGCTGGCCGAGCTGGCGCTGGGCGGCACCGCCGTGGGGACGGGCACCAACGCCCTCCCCGCCTTCCCCGGGGCCGCCATCGCGCGCATCAGCGACCTCACCGGAATCACCTTTCGCGAGGCGGAGAACCACTTCGAGGCCCAGGGCGCCAAGGATGCCTACGTCTCGGCTTCCGGGGCGCTGAACACGCTGGCGGTCTCGCTCCTCAAGATCGCCAACGACGTCCGCTGGCTGGCGAGCGGCCCCACCTCCGGCCTTGCCGAGATCACCCTGCCGGCCGTGCAGCCGGGCTCCTCCATCATGCCGGGGAAGGTGAACCCGGTGATGAGCGAGGCGCTGATGATGGTGTGCGCGCAGGTGATGGGGAACCACGTGGCCGTTACGGTGGGCGGGCAGCACGGCAACTTCGAGCTGAACGTGATGATGCCGGTGATGGCGCACAACCTCCTGCAGTCGGTCGCGATCCTGGCGCACGGGTGCGACGCCTTCCGCACGCGCGCGGTCGAGGGGATCGGCGCCAACCGCGAGCGGTGCCGCGAGCTGCTGGAGCGGAATCCCTCCATCGCCACCGCGCTCAACGCCTACATCGGCTACGACGAAGCGGCGGCGGTGGCCAAGGAGTCCGCCAAGAACTACGAGTCCGTGCGCGACGTGGTGAAGCGCCGCGGGCTGTTGTCGGACGAGCAGCTCGACCAGGTGCTCAACGTGCGCGACATGACCGAGCCGGGCATCCCCGGCGGTGGCGTGGTGGGCGGCGGAGGCGGCTGA
- a CDS encoding AMP-binding protein, translating to MNIAARLAGRAALHPGRAAIVDKTGRRLTFGELDRRVRALGAGLARRGLGPGDSVLLFVPLSIDLYVALLATLHCGATAVFVDAWADRRRLDAAVRVASPKMFIGTPKAQLLRLLSPAIRRIPVHLTAGTRLLSLRRHESATPTDPASVADDAPALVTFTTGSTGTPKAAARSHSFLWAQHLALVHHLRPHKDDVDMPTLPVFVLNNLASGIPSVLPDFDPRRPADIDPARIHRQMVAEGVTTSSGSPAFYERLARWCADTGARIPLRALFTGGAPVLPPLARLLATIADGAVGVVYGSSEAEPISGIEARDMLAAMEGPAEGICVGRPVPEVEVKILRPNDGAITELAGWEVARGETGEVAVAGAHVLAGYLNDPEAELRNKIHDAGRVWHRTGDAAWLDDDGRLWLMGRIAERVHRDGHVWWSGAAEVRALQVEGVRHAAYLGIADAGHGQRAVLCVETATGTLSATDRERLAAALAPVPVDEVRAFRTIPRDPRHASKTDTAALRALLG from the coding sequence GTGAACATCGCCGCGCGGCTAGCGGGGCGTGCGGCGCTCCATCCCGGCCGCGCCGCTATCGTGGACAAGACGGGGCGCCGCCTCACCTTCGGCGAGCTGGACCGCCGGGTGCGCGCCCTGGGCGCCGGCCTGGCGAGACGCGGCCTCGGCCCCGGCGACTCGGTACTCCTCTTCGTCCCGCTCTCTATCGACCTCTACGTGGCGCTCCTGGCGACGCTTCACTGCGGCGCCACCGCTGTCTTCGTCGATGCGTGGGCGGACCGCCGCCGGCTGGACGCGGCCGTGCGGGTGGCGTCGCCAAAGATGTTCATCGGCACCCCCAAGGCGCAGCTGCTGAGGCTGCTGAGCCCCGCCATCCGCCGCATTCCCGTGCACCTGACGGCGGGGACGCGCCTGCTGTCGCTACGCCGCCACGAGAGCGCCACCCCGACCGATCCCGCGAGCGTCGCCGACGACGCGCCCGCGCTGGTGACCTTTACGACGGGGAGCACGGGCACGCCCAAGGCGGCGGCGCGGTCGCACAGCTTCCTCTGGGCGCAGCACCTCGCGCTCGTGCACCACCTGCGCCCGCACAAAGACGACGTGGACATGCCCACGCTCCCGGTCTTCGTGCTCAACAACCTGGCGAGCGGCATCCCCAGCGTCCTCCCCGACTTCGACCCGCGCCGCCCGGCCGACATCGACCCCGCGCGCATCCACCGGCAGATGGTGGCGGAAGGGGTGACCACAAGCAGCGGCTCGCCCGCGTTCTACGAGCGCCTCGCCCGCTGGTGTGCGGATACCGGCGCGCGCATCCCGCTGCGCGCCCTCTTCACCGGTGGCGCGCCCGTGCTCCCCCCGCTCGCGCGCCTCCTCGCCACCATCGCGGACGGCGCGGTCGGCGTCGTTTACGGCAGCAGCGAGGCCGAGCCGATCTCCGGCATCGAGGCGCGCGACATGCTCGCGGCGATGGAAGGCCCGGCAGAGGGGATCTGCGTCGGGCGCCCCGTGCCGGAGGTGGAGGTCAAGATCCTCCGTCCCAACGACGGGGCGATCACGGAGCTAGCGGGGTGGGAGGTTGCGCGCGGCGAGACGGGCGAGGTGGCGGTTGCGGGCGCGCACGTGCTGGCGGGGTACCTCAACGATCCGGAAGCCGAGCTGCGCAACAAGATCCACGACGCCGGCCGCGTCTGGCACCGCACCGGCGACGCGGCCTGGCTGGACGACGATGGCCGCCTCTGGCTGATGGGCCGCATCGCCGAGCGCGTTCACCGCGACGGCCACGTGTGGTGGAGCGGCGCCGCCGAGGTCCGCGCGCTGCAGGTGGAGGGCGTCCGCCACGCCGCCTACCTCGGCATCGCGGACGCCGGGCACGGCCAGCGCGCGGTCCTCTGCGTCGAGACCGCCACCGGCACGCTGTCCGCAACGGATCGCGAGCGCCTCGCTGCCGCCCTCGCTCCGGTCCCGGTGGATGAGGTGCGCGCGTTCCGCACCATCCCCCGCGACCCGCGCCACGCATCGAAGACGGATACGGCGGCGTTGCGGGCGCTGCTGGGGTAG
- a CDS encoding carboxypeptidase regulatory-like domain-containing protein — protein sequence MKMVRMLVAAAMLLVPAAAAAQTVEGVVLDDSTGAPVANVRVELVHTGGGAPASSRTDSTGAFRFDPRPPGTVILRVRHPSYTPIDSLSVAVAKDERVEIELRLGHSPILLEPIIVRARADEGVAGFRDRMARGGFGRFLGRKDLERRGTSRASDLLRMIPGVRIEQGAPGSALVVMRGGSGQCLPDIYIDGMRMRQLRESSVDAFVNVPSLEGVEVYTSSAQVPNVFVSSFNSCGVVAFWTKPAPTGKWSWRKMAIGVGVFLLLAVVSSR from the coding sequence ATGAAGATGGTGCGGATGCTGGTCGCGGCGGCGATGCTGCTGGTGCCCGCCGCGGCGGCGGCGCAGACGGTGGAGGGAGTGGTGCTGGACGACAGCACCGGGGCACCCGTGGCGAACGTGCGGGTGGAGCTCGTGCACACCGGCGGCGGCGCCCCGGCCAGCTCGCGGACCGACAGCACGGGCGCGTTCCGCTTCGATCCGCGGCCGCCGGGGACGGTGATCCTGCGGGTGAGGCACCCATCGTACACGCCCATCGACTCGCTCTCCGTGGCCGTGGCCAAGGACGAGCGCGTGGAGATCGAGCTGCGCCTGGGCCACTCGCCCATCCTGCTGGAGCCGATCATCGTCCGCGCCCGCGCCGACGAAGGGGTCGCCGGGTTCCGCGACCGCATGGCGCGGGGCGGGTTCGGGCGGTTCCTGGGGCGCAAGGATCTGGAGCGGCGCGGCACCTCGCGGGCGAGCGACCTCCTGCGCATGATACCGGGGGTGCGCATCGAGCAGGGCGCGCCGGGATCGGCGCTCGTTGTGATGCGCGGAGGCTCGGGGCAGTGCCTCCCCGACATCTACATCGACGGGATGCGCATGCGGCAGCTCCGCGAGAGCAGCGTGGACGCCTTCGTGAACGTTCCGTCGCTGGAAGGGGTGGAGGTCTACACCAGCTCGGCCCAGGTGCCCAACGTCTTCGTGAGCTCGTTCAACAGTTGCGGGGTGGTGGCGTTCTGGACCAAGCCCGCGCCCACCGGCAAGTGGAGCTGGCGGAAGATGGCGATCGGGGTGGGGGTGTTTCTGCTGCTGGCGGTGGTTTCGTCGCGGTGA
- a CDS encoding HAD family acid phosphatase, whose translation MDDRNRPKAVVWDLDGTLADDRARAHFVEVEAGRARDWRSYFDALDQDPPIAASMEVLRAMRAAGIRIIFLTGRPHYTRPKTERWLEANGLAEYDLLVMRSEGDGRPAGYFKVEAVHRLRREYELVCAFEDRIDVANHLREAGIPVFLFGAGMEAAAEALEALDATEDEVLEEAERKEHDAQ comes from the coding sequence GTGGATGATCGAAACAGGCCAAAGGCGGTGGTCTGGGACCTGGACGGCACGCTGGCCGACGACCGGGCGCGCGCGCACTTCGTGGAGGTGGAGGCGGGGCGCGCGCGCGACTGGCGGTCGTACTTCGACGCCCTCGACCAGGACCCGCCGATCGCGGCATCCATGGAGGTGCTGCGCGCGATGCGGGCGGCCGGCATCCGCATCATCTTCCTCACCGGGCGCCCCCACTACACGCGCCCCAAGACCGAGCGGTGGCTGGAAGCGAACGGTCTGGCCGAGTACGACCTGCTCGTGATGCGCTCCGAAGGGGACGGGCGCCCTGCCGGCTACTTCAAGGTGGAAGCCGTCCACCGTCTGCGCCGCGAGTACGAGCTGGTGTGCGCCTTCGAAGACCGCATCGACGTCGCCAACCACCTGCGCGAGGCTGGGATACCCGTCTTCCTCTTCGGCGCCGGGATGGAGGCCGCGGCCGAGGCCCTCGAAGCCCTCGACGCCACCGAGGACGAGGTGCTGGAGGAGGCCGAGCGCAAGGAACACGACGCCCAATAG
- a CDS encoding PLP-dependent aspartate aminotransferase family protein, which translates to MTGPSTRAVHAGEPPAREGAPVVNPIVPSTTFFGDPSLGGEVLYTRYGNGPNHLALAERLAALDGGDDAIPLASGMAAMACALLSCLQAGDHVVATHAIYGGTRVLLERELSRLGITTTFVDLTQAGWERAFRPETRVVLGESPSNPLLRVLDLRAISDAAHERGAAVIVDATFASPINLRPLEHGVDLVMHSATKYLGGHSDVTAGVLVGSDARIAAVRERARVWGPLLDPHACWLLERGIKTLALRMERHNSNGMAIARWAEAEPGIARVHYPGLASHADHDLAARVLDGFGGMLGIEVEGGGEAATRFVRALRLAKLAPSLGGVETLVSEPRHTSHAAMTEDDRAANGIRDGFVRVSLGIEDPEDLIADFAQALEAAGAAAVTAQR; encoded by the coding sequence ATGACCGGTCCATCCACGCGCGCGGTGCACGCCGGCGAGCCGCCGGCCCGGGAAGGGGCGCCGGTGGTGAACCCCATCGTCCCGAGCACCACGTTCTTCGGCGATCCGTCGTTGGGCGGGGAGGTGCTGTACACGCGCTACGGGAACGGGCCCAACCACCTGGCGCTCGCGGAGCGGCTCGCCGCGCTGGACGGCGGCGATGACGCGATTCCGCTGGCGAGCGGAATGGCGGCGATGGCGTGCGCCCTCCTCTCCTGCCTACAGGCCGGAGACCACGTGGTGGCGACGCACGCCATCTACGGCGGCACCCGCGTGCTGCTGGAGCGCGAGCTGTCGCGCCTGGGCATCACCACGACCTTTGTGGACCTCACGCAGGCGGGATGGGAGCGCGCCTTCCGCCCCGAGACGCGCGTCGTGCTGGGGGAGTCGCCCTCGAATCCGCTCCTGCGCGTCCTCGATCTGCGCGCCATCAGCGACGCGGCCCATGAGCGCGGCGCGGCGGTGATCGTCGATGCCACCTTTGCGTCACCCATCAACCTGCGCCCGCTGGAGCACGGGGTGGACCTGGTGATGCACAGCGCCACCAAGTACCTGGGCGGCCACAGCGACGTCACCGCGGGCGTGCTGGTGGGCTCCGATGCGCGCATCGCGGCGGTGCGGGAGCGCGCGCGGGTGTGGGGTCCGCTGCTCGATCCGCACGCCTGCTGGCTCCTTGAGCGCGGGATCAAGACGCTCGCCCTGCGCATGGAGCGCCACAACTCCAACGGGATGGCCATCGCGCGCTGGGCCGAGGCCGAGCCCGGGATCGCGCGGGTCCACTACCCCGGCCTCGCCTCGCACGCTGACCACGACCTCGCGGCGCGGGTGCTGGACGGCTTCGGCGGGATGCTGGGGATCGAGGTCGAGGGCGGGGGAGAGGCGGCGACCCGCTTCGTGCGTGCGCTGCGGCTGGCCAAGCTGGCCCCCTCGCTGGGCGGCGTGGAGACGCTGGTCTCCGAGCCACGCCACACGTCGCACGCCGCGATGACCGAGGACGACCGCGCCGCCAACGGGATTCGCGACGGCTTCGTGCGCGTATCGCTCGGCATCGAGGACCCGGAGGACCTGATCGCGGACTTCGCGCAGGCTCTTGAGGCGGCGGGCGCGGCGGCCGTCACGGCTCAACGGTGA
- a CDS encoding SDR family oxidoreductase, translating to MRVDLSGKVAVVTGSTKGIGYAIAESLARAGADVVVSARNEDEVRDAARRLEEVGPGRAVGVACDVRRHEDVRRLIGAAVELGGVDILVNNAGVGVFSTVDGMSPEEWHTVIGTNLDGVFFCCHEAIPRLRERGGGWIINIGSLAGRNAFAGGAAYNASKFGLLGFTEAMMLDVRHDDIRVTCIMPGSVATHFNNHDPTDADAWKIQPEDIAQIVMDLIAMPARTLPSKIEVRPSRPKSG from the coding sequence ATGCGCGTGGATCTGAGCGGAAAGGTGGCGGTGGTGACCGGCAGCACGAAGGGGATCGGCTACGCGATCGCGGAGTCGCTTGCCCGTGCGGGCGCGGACGTGGTGGTCTCCGCGCGCAACGAGGACGAGGTGCGCGACGCTGCCCGGCGGCTGGAGGAGGTGGGGCCGGGGCGCGCCGTCGGCGTCGCCTGCGACGTCCGCCGCCACGAGGACGTGCGGCGGCTGATCGGCGCCGCGGTCGAGCTGGGCGGGGTGGACATCCTGGTGAACAACGCCGGCGTCGGCGTCTTCAGCACGGTGGATGGGATGTCACCCGAGGAGTGGCACACCGTCATCGGCACCAACCTGGACGGCGTTTTCTTCTGCTGCCACGAGGCGATCCCGCGGCTGCGCGAGCGCGGCGGCGGGTGGATCATCAACATCGGCTCGCTGGCCGGGCGCAACGCGTTCGCGGGGGGCGCGGCGTACAACGCATCCAAGTTCGGCCTCCTGGGCTTCACCGAGGCGATGATGCTGGACGTGCGCCACGACGACATCCGCGTCACCTGCATCATGCCGGGGAGCGTCGCCACCCACTTCAACAACCACGATCCCACCGACGCCGACGCCTGGAAGATCCAGCCCGAGGACATCGCGCAGATCGTGATGGACCTCATCGCCATGCCCGCGCGCACCCTGCCCTCCAAGATCGAGGTGCGCCCCTCGCGCCCGAAGTCGGGGTGA
- a CDS encoding HEPN domain-containing protein, with protein MISRAELASTARARLIDAELLSAAGRYDSAVYLCGYAVELQLKAAICRTLGWSEFPSSNREFEKLRAVKTHDFETLLNLTEKRAEILTVYQTEWEEVKTWNPELRYSPVGSTDEQKARSLLGAATTLFRVL; from the coding sequence GTGATCAGCAGGGCAGAACTGGCGAGCACCGCGCGTGCCCGCCTCATCGACGCGGAGCTGCTCAGCGCGGCCGGCCGCTACGACAGCGCGGTGTACCTGTGCGGCTACGCGGTCGAGCTGCAGTTGAAGGCGGCGATCTGCCGCACACTGGGCTGGTCCGAATTTCCGTCCTCGAACCGCGAGTTCGAGAAGCTGCGGGCCGTGAAAACGCACGACTTCGAAACCCTGCTCAACCTCACGGAGAAGCGAGCCGAGATCCTGACCGTGTACCAGACCGAATGGGAGGAGGTGAAAACGTGGAATCCCGAACTGAGGTACAGCCCGGTTGGAAGCACGGACGAGCAAAAGGCCCGCTCCCTTCTCGGTGCTGCCACCACGCTGTTTCGCGTCCTGTAG
- a CDS encoding MMPL family transporter, translating to MSSSSYLHRVLRGVAAHPWRTLLVLLVAVAPLAAAAGALRPDNSLAVWFVRDDPALRGYRDFVRRFGNDEVVAVAYRAPGDALAAEERAVQRRAADALRRVEGVDQVLSPGALADTIGTSEGARAYLQRAGLISRDGRTVVLLARISARPDIDAVRGRIMDEIRTGAIRTLGAERAPHYAGIGVVYDALNRQTIRDSGIYLGIAFVVMAVLLWLALRRWMAVAIAIVPPVIVSVMTMGLFTLTGRPFTQVTSILPMLVLVIGLSDAIHLISHYYTERRALAPGEPRREMVARASAWVALPNLFTALTTAAGFLALANSRMPAIRDLGLAAAVAMMIGWVLTLLVGTAALAIWDLKPPPERVSGGAIDRTLAALSKALPRWRWQVLAGVSAVTTFLLVGSARVRADTFTLELLPAGHAARTDSRWIEQNSGFYTPLEFVVRPAAGSAVLDTAVLRRLREWQRRVERRPDVARTFGVRELAAARRIAPGGGYLTDDGKEARITAFVPMTSTRRIARTLHALEAEGRNTLGGAATLHASGYLPLYLRIVDYVVSGTVWGLGISTVIVFAMVGVLLRSLPLTLASIPTNLFPVALVFGMMGWTGIPLDIATATIGAIVLGISVDDTIHFLFRYRETRAEGASREEAVGSTYRETGRAVVYASLVLALGFAVLATSASRSIASFGIVASVSIVGAALADLFLLPALLLLGRDRPATVR from the coding sequence ATGTCCTCGAGCTCCTACCTCCACCGCGTGCTGCGCGGCGTCGCGGCGCATCCCTGGCGCACGCTGCTGGTGCTGCTGGTGGCGGTGGCGCCGCTGGCCGCGGCGGCGGGGGCGCTGCGTCCGGACAACAGCCTCGCCGTCTGGTTCGTGCGCGATGACCCGGCGCTGCGAGGGTATCGCGATTTCGTGCGCCGCTTCGGCAACGACGAGGTGGTCGCCGTCGCCTACCGCGCTCCGGGCGATGCGCTCGCGGCGGAGGAGCGCGCGGTGCAGCGACGCGCCGCCGATGCGCTGCGCCGGGTGGAGGGAGTGGACCAGGTGCTCTCCCCGGGCGCGCTGGCGGACACGATCGGGACGAGCGAAGGTGCCCGGGCCTACCTGCAGCGCGCGGGGCTGATCTCGCGGGATGGGCGGACGGTGGTGCTCCTGGCGCGCATCTCGGCGCGGCCGGACATCGACGCCGTGCGCGGGCGGATCATGGACGAGATCCGCACGGGCGCCATCCGCACGCTGGGCGCGGAGCGGGCGCCGCACTACGCGGGGATCGGCGTGGTGTACGACGCGCTCAACCGGCAGACGATTCGCGACAGCGGCATCTACCTGGGGATCGCGTTCGTGGTGATGGCGGTCCTCCTCTGGCTGGCGCTGCGGCGGTGGATGGCCGTCGCCATCGCCATCGTGCCGCCGGTGATCGTCTCCGTGATGACGATGGGGCTCTTCACCCTCACGGGGCGCCCCTTTACGCAGGTCACCTCCATCCTCCCCATGCTCGTGCTGGTGATCGGGCTCTCCGATGCCATCCACCTGATCTCCCACTACTACACGGAACGGCGCGCCCTCGCGCCCGGCGAGCCACGGCGCGAGATGGTTGCGCGCGCGTCGGCGTGGGTGGCACTCCCCAACCTCTTCACCGCGCTGACCACTGCGGCGGGGTTCCTGGCGCTGGCCAACTCGCGCATGCCTGCCATCCGCGACCTCGGCCTCGCGGCGGCCGTGGCGATGATGATCGGGTGGGTGCTGACGCTGCTGGTGGGCACCGCCGCGCTGGCGATCTGGGACCTGAAGCCGCCGCCGGAGCGGGTGTCTGGCGGCGCGATTGACCGCACGCTGGCGGCGCTTTCGAAAGCGCTCCCGCGCTGGCGCTGGCAGGTGCTCGCGGGCGTCTCGGCGGTGACGACGTTCCTGCTGGTGGGCTCGGCGCGCGTGCGGGCGGACACCTTTACGCTCGAGCTCCTCCCCGCCGGCCACGCCGCGCGCACGGACAGCCGCTGGATCGAGCAGAATTCCGGCTTCTACACGCCGCTGGAGTTCGTCGTGCGGCCGGCGGCGGGCAGTGCGGTGCTGGATACCGCGGTGCTGCGCCGCCTGCGCGAGTGGCAGCGGCGCGTGGAGCGGCGGCCGGACGTGGCGCGCACCTTTGGCGTTCGCGAGCTGGCGGCCGCGCGCCGCATCGCGCCGGGCGGCGGGTACCTGACCGATGACGGCAAGGAGGCGCGCATCACCGCCTTCGTGCCGATGACGAGCACGCGCCGCATCGCTCGTACGCTGCACGCGCTGGAGGCCGAGGGCCGCAACACGCTCGGCGGCGCGGCGACGCTGCACGCATCGGGGTACCTGCCGCTCTACTTGCGCATCGTCGATTACGTGGTGAGCGGCACGGTGTGGGGGCTCGGGATCTCCACCGTGATCGTCTTCGCGATGGTGGGGGTGCTACTGCGCTCCCTGCCGCTCACGCTGGCGTCGATCCCGACCAACCTCTTCCCGGTCGCGCTGGTGTTCGGGATGATGGGTTGGACGGGGATCCCGCTCGACATCGCCACCGCCACCATCGGCGCCATCGTGCTGGGGATCTCGGTGGATGACACGATCCACTTCCTCTTCCGCTACCGCGAAACGCGCGCGGAGGGTGCGTCGCGCGAGGAGGCGGTGGGGAGCACGTATCGCGAGACGGGGCGCGCGGTCGTGTACGCGTCGCTGGTGCTGGCCCTCGGGTTCGCGGTGCTCGCCACCTCCGCTTCGCGCTCGATCGCGTCGTTCGGGATCGTGGCGTCGGTCTCCATCGTGGGCGCGGCGCTGGCCGACCTCTTCCTCCTCCCCGCCCTCCTCCTGCTGGGCCGCGACCGCCCCGCCACCGTTCGATGA
- a CDS encoding YpdA family putative bacillithiol disulfide reductase gives MNIQPDELDIAVIGAGPCGLAVGVAARQAGLSCVHFDRGAITQAMLDHPTYVTYFSGPEKLEIGGIPFTTSGDKPSRREALRYYRKVAEFYRLDVRQYEDVLNVTRDGGGFVLRTVGRGGERLHRARNVVVATGYYDSPRRLEIPGADLPKVKYYFDEPYPYWNQDVVVVGGGNSSSDAALLCWREGARVTLVHIFDGIDRGVKPWVRPDIENRIIEGSIPALWRHRLIEIRPDAVVAESLETGERTILPNDWVLAMTGYEPDPRLLRTLGVTIDAVTGIPVHDPATMETDVPGVFVAGVVVSGHDSNKIFIENGKLHGPLIAAAVGAPSPRPPPPPAGAQGG, from the coding sequence ATGAACATCCAGCCGGATGAGCTCGACATAGCGGTGATCGGCGCGGGGCCGTGCGGGCTGGCGGTGGGGGTGGCGGCGCGGCAGGCGGGGCTGAGCTGCGTCCACTTCGACCGCGGGGCCATCACGCAGGCGATGCTGGACCATCCCACCTACGTCACCTATTTCAGCGGCCCGGAGAAGCTGGAGATCGGCGGTATCCCCTTCACCACCTCGGGCGACAAGCCTTCGCGCCGCGAGGCGCTGCGCTACTACCGTAAGGTGGCCGAATTCTACCGCCTGGACGTGCGCCAGTACGAGGACGTCCTCAACGTGACGCGCGACGGCGGCGGCTTCGTGCTGCGCACCGTCGGGCGCGGCGGCGAGCGCCTCCACCGCGCGCGCAACGTGGTGGTCGCGACCGGCTACTACGACAGCCCGCGCCGCCTGGAGATCCCCGGCGCCGACCTCCCCAAGGTGAAGTACTACTTCGACGAGCCCTACCCGTACTGGAACCAGGACGTGGTGGTGGTCGGCGGCGGCAACTCGTCCAGCGACGCGGCGCTGCTCTGCTGGCGCGAGGGGGCGCGGGTGACGCTGGTGCACATCTTCGACGGGATCGACCGCGGCGTGAAGCCGTGGGTGCGCCCCGACATCGAGAACCGGATCATCGAGGGATCGATCCCCGCCCTCTGGCGCCACCGCCTGATCGAGATCCGCCCCGACGCCGTCGTCGCCGAGAGCCTGGAGACGGGCGAGCGCACCATTCTGCCGAACGACTGGGTGCTCGCGATGACCGGCTACGAGCCCGACCCGCGCCTCCTGCGCACCCTCGGCGTCACCATCGACGCGGTCACCGGCATCCCCGTGCACGACCCCGCCACCATGGAGACGGACGTCCCCGGCGTCTTCGTGGCCGGCGTGGTGGTGAGCGGGCATGATTCCAACAAGATCTTCATCGAGAACGGCAAACTGCACGGCCCGCTGATCGCGGCGGCGGTGGGTGCCCCCTCCCCCCGGCCCCCTCCCCCGCCTGCGGGGGCGCAGGGCGGGTGA